In Carya illinoinensis cultivar Pawnee chromosome 7, C.illinoinensisPawnee_v1, whole genome shotgun sequence, the following are encoded in one genomic region:
- the LOC122315281 gene encoding putative receptor-like protein kinase At4g00960 isoform X2 yields MCCSRLLFFSCLILILHLFAVTLAQDPYVCSDKGNYTSNSTYRVNLNTVLASMSSNTKISYGFYNSSVGENSDQVNAIALCRGDIGTDECRSCVNASSHDLLQYCPNQKEAIIWYTTCMVRYSNRYIFGVLEANPLYSFYNTRNASDVDGFTQVLRPLLERLNNLAAAGSSTRKFAVGSETAQDYQTIHALLMCTPDLDELDCKSCLEQTTAEVFSCCYGKQGGRYISPSCDLRYEIYNFYDPIAEAPPPSLLPPSSPPTEGKEGNSSRTTIAIVVSAVGSLVLIIIGIFIFYSRVIRKTEEKVKTMHDMSTVESLRFDFGTITMATDNFSDENKLGGGGFGAVYKGMLQNEQEIAVKRLSMDSGQGRDTEFGNEVLLVARLQHRNLVRLLGFCSEGNERLLIYEFVPNASLDRFIFDPMKRIQLDWEMRYKIIEGIARGLVYLHEDSQLRIIHRDLKASNILLDERMNPKISDFGTARLLDQTQGNTRRIIGTYGYMPPEYAMQGNFSTKSDIFSFGVLLLEIVSGQSNSSFPNEQIGECLTSYAWKMWREGTPLNLVDLTMRVNSTVHLIRCIHIGLLCVQENIADRPTAASVVLMLSSQSITLAVPGRPPFLMYSGNGLDKSSECSDKS; encoded by the exons ATGTGCTGTTCAAGACTACTTTTCTTCTCCTGCCTAATTCTGATCTTGCATCTGTTTGCTGTAACGTTAGCGCAAGATCCCTATGTCTGCTCCGATAAGGGTAACTACACCAGTAACAGTACATACAGAGTAAATCTCAACACCGTCCTGGCGTCCATGTCTTCCAATACCAAAATCAGCTACGGGTTTTATAATTCATCCGTCGGAGAAAATTCCGACCAAGTAAACGCGATTGCACTTTGTAGAGGAGACATTGGGACAGACGAATGCCGAAGTTGTGTAAATGCGTCGAGTCACGATCTATTGCAGTATTGTCCAAACCAGAAGGAGGCGATCATATGGTACACGACATGTATGGTGCGATACTCCAACAGATATATATTTGGTGTTTTGGAAGCCAACCCTTTATATTCCTTCTACAACACACGAAACGCCTCAGATGTAGATGGGTTCACACAGGTTCTACGGCCTTTGTTAGAGAGGCTAAATAACCTAGCCGCAGCAGGAAGTTCTACTCGCAAATTTGCTGTGGGAAGTGAGACTGCCCAAGACTACCAAACGATACATGCACTTCTTATGTGCACCCCTGATTTGGATGAACTCGATTGCAAGAGCTGCCTGGAGCAGACTACGGCAGAGGTATTTTCATGCTGTTATGGAAAGCAGGGAGGGAGATATATATCACCCAGCTGTGATTTAAGGTATGAGATTTATAATTTCTACGACCCCATAGCTGAGGCACCACCGCCGTCGCTACTGCCGCCATCATCCCCTCCAACAGAAG GAAAGGAAGGTAACTCATCTCGAACTACAATCGCTATAGTTGTGTCAGCTGTTGGTTCTCTAGTACTGATTATAATCGGAATCTTCATCTTCTATTCAAGGGTGATCAGGAAAACAGAAGAGAAAGTTAAAA CAATGCATGACATGAGTACTGTGGAATCATTGCGGTTCGACTTTGGCACAATTACAATGGCTACAGATAACTTTTCTGATGAAAATAAACTTGGGGGAGGTGGATTTGGTGCTGTTTACAAG ggTATGTtacaaaatgaacaagaaataGCAGTAAAAAGGCTATCCATGGATTCTGGACAAGGCCGAGATACAGAGTTTGGGAATGAAGTTCTCTTAGTAGCAAGGCTTCAACATCGAAATTTGGTAAGGCTCTTAGGATTCTGTTCGGAAGGAAACGAAAGGCTTCTAATCTATGAGTTTGTTCCTAATGCAAGCCTGGATCGATTCATATTTG ATCCAATGAAGCGTATCCAATTGGATTGGGAAATGCGTTACAAAATTATAGAGGGCATTGCTCGAGGGCTCGTTTATCTTCACGAGGATTCTCAACTGCGTATTATTCATCGCGATCTCAAAGCCAGCAATATTTTGTTAGATGAGCGTATGAATCCGAAAATTTCTGATTTTGGCACAGCAAGATTGTTAGATCAAACTCAAGGCAATACAAGGAGAATCATTGGAACCTA TGGATATATGCCTCCAGAGTATGCTATGCAGGGCAACTTTTCCACAAAGTctgatatttttagttttggtgTGTTACTTTTGGAGATAGTGAGTGGGCAAAGCAACAGTTCTTTCCCCAATGAACAAATTGGAGAATGCCTTACAAGCTAT GCATGGAAAATGTGGAGGGAGGGGACACCTTTAAATCTTGTAGATCTCACAATGAGGGTTAATTCAACTGTTCACTTAATAAGATGCATCCATATTGGGTTACTCTGTGTTCAAGAAAATATTGCTGATAGACCTACTGCAGCTTCAGTCGTTCTCATGCTTAGTAGCCAGTCTATTACTCTAGCAGTACCCGGAAGACCTCCATTTCTTATGTACAGTGGCAATGGACTAGACAAGTCTTCCGAATGTTCAG ATAAGTCGTGA
- the LOC122315281 gene encoding putative receptor-like protein kinase At4g00960 isoform X1, whose protein sequence is MCCSRLLFFSCLILILHLFAVTLAQDPYVCSDKGNYTSNSTYRVNLNTVLASMSSNTKISYGFYNSSVGENSDQVNAIALCRGDIGTDECRSCVNASSHDLLQYCPNQKEAIIWYTTCMVRYSNRYIFGVLEANPLYSFYNTRNASDVDGFTQVLRPLLERLNNLAAAGSSTRKFAVGSETAQDYQTIHALLMCTPDLDELDCKSCLEQTTAEVFSCCYGKQGGRYISPSCDLRYEIYNFYDPIAEAPPPSLLPPSSPPTEGKEGNSSRTTIAIVVSAVGSLVLIIIGIFIFYSRVIRKTEEKVKTMHDMSTVESLRFDFGTITMATDNFSDENKLGGGGFGAVYKGMLQNEQEIAVKRLSMDSGQGRDTEFGNEVLLVARLQHRNLVRLLGFCSEGNERLLIYEFVPNASLDRFIFDPMKRIQLDWEMRYKIIEGIARGLVYLHEDSQLRIIHRDLKASNILLDERMNPKISDFGTARLLDQTQGNTRRIIGTYGYMPPEYAMQGNFSTKSDIFSFGVLLLEIVSGQSNSSFPNEQIGECLTSYAWKMWREGTPLNLVDLTMRVNSTVHLIRCIHIGLLCVQENIADRPTAASVVLMLSSQSITLAVPGRPPFLMYSGNGLDKSSECSGKSRKRHVQASINNVSITELDPS, encoded by the exons ATGTGCTGTTCAAGACTACTTTTCTTCTCCTGCCTAATTCTGATCTTGCATCTGTTTGCTGTAACGTTAGCGCAAGATCCCTATGTCTGCTCCGATAAGGGTAACTACACCAGTAACAGTACATACAGAGTAAATCTCAACACCGTCCTGGCGTCCATGTCTTCCAATACCAAAATCAGCTACGGGTTTTATAATTCATCCGTCGGAGAAAATTCCGACCAAGTAAACGCGATTGCACTTTGTAGAGGAGACATTGGGACAGACGAATGCCGAAGTTGTGTAAATGCGTCGAGTCACGATCTATTGCAGTATTGTCCAAACCAGAAGGAGGCGATCATATGGTACACGACATGTATGGTGCGATACTCCAACAGATATATATTTGGTGTTTTGGAAGCCAACCCTTTATATTCCTTCTACAACACACGAAACGCCTCAGATGTAGATGGGTTCACACAGGTTCTACGGCCTTTGTTAGAGAGGCTAAATAACCTAGCCGCAGCAGGAAGTTCTACTCGCAAATTTGCTGTGGGAAGTGAGACTGCCCAAGACTACCAAACGATACATGCACTTCTTATGTGCACCCCTGATTTGGATGAACTCGATTGCAAGAGCTGCCTGGAGCAGACTACGGCAGAGGTATTTTCATGCTGTTATGGAAAGCAGGGAGGGAGATATATATCACCCAGCTGTGATTTAAGGTATGAGATTTATAATTTCTACGACCCCATAGCTGAGGCACCACCGCCGTCGCTACTGCCGCCATCATCCCCTCCAACAGAAG GAAAGGAAGGTAACTCATCTCGAACTACAATCGCTATAGTTGTGTCAGCTGTTGGTTCTCTAGTACTGATTATAATCGGAATCTTCATCTTCTATTCAAGGGTGATCAGGAAAACAGAAGAGAAAGTTAAAA CAATGCATGACATGAGTACTGTGGAATCATTGCGGTTCGACTTTGGCACAATTACAATGGCTACAGATAACTTTTCTGATGAAAATAAACTTGGGGGAGGTGGATTTGGTGCTGTTTACAAG ggTATGTtacaaaatgaacaagaaataGCAGTAAAAAGGCTATCCATGGATTCTGGACAAGGCCGAGATACAGAGTTTGGGAATGAAGTTCTCTTAGTAGCAAGGCTTCAACATCGAAATTTGGTAAGGCTCTTAGGATTCTGTTCGGAAGGAAACGAAAGGCTTCTAATCTATGAGTTTGTTCCTAATGCAAGCCTGGATCGATTCATATTTG ATCCAATGAAGCGTATCCAATTGGATTGGGAAATGCGTTACAAAATTATAGAGGGCATTGCTCGAGGGCTCGTTTATCTTCACGAGGATTCTCAACTGCGTATTATTCATCGCGATCTCAAAGCCAGCAATATTTTGTTAGATGAGCGTATGAATCCGAAAATTTCTGATTTTGGCACAGCAAGATTGTTAGATCAAACTCAAGGCAATACAAGGAGAATCATTGGAACCTA TGGATATATGCCTCCAGAGTATGCTATGCAGGGCAACTTTTCCACAAAGTctgatatttttagttttggtgTGTTACTTTTGGAGATAGTGAGTGGGCAAAGCAACAGTTCTTTCCCCAATGAACAAATTGGAGAATGCCTTACAAGCTAT GCATGGAAAATGTGGAGGGAGGGGACACCTTTAAATCTTGTAGATCTCACAATGAGGGTTAATTCAACTGTTCACTTAATAAGATGCATCCATATTGGGTTACTCTGTGTTCAAGAAAATATTGCTGATAGACCTACTGCAGCTTCAGTCGTTCTCATGCTTAGTAGCCAGTCTATTACTCTAGCAGTACCCGGAAGACCTCCATTTCTTATGTACAGTGGCAATGGACTAGACAAGTCTTCCGAATGTTCAGGTAAATCTAGAAAGAGGCATGTCCAAGCATCAATAAATAATGTTTCAATTACTGAACTAGATCCTTCTTAA